One genomic segment of Chitinophaga sancti includes these proteins:
- a CDS encoding thioredoxin family protein, whose product MKKKHAFFSFLVFLSISALSQQKGIKFEQDLSLNQIFEKAKAENKYVFIDCYASWCGPCKAMERDIYSSEEVGSQMNKNFISIKFQLDSTSNDNPSIKQSYTDAHNLQFKYNIYAFPTLLFFTPNGEIIHRGLGYMDKSKMISLAEDARNPDKQYYTILNDYKLGKLDYSEYPELAKAAKLYGDQATEKDIVENYNEEYLNKLTIDKLCAKKNIRFWMDHFNLFTTSNRLFIVCLNQPEKLEYYRKDFAKDVIKIVITKDIVIPLLYNGNQPISLNPDWSNIRTIIAQKFGNQSVEEIITDSQIDFYRKIENWGKYVSLYEKKYNERQLKPGGGFGGDAFKLNQAAWDVFLSCNDKKIIQHAINWINLSIKIGGNNDPNLYAYYDTKANLLYKLGKINDAIQLEQMAIDSHFRSTGNKSTYYEEVMAVMKKGEPTWDGRF is encoded by the coding sequence ATGAAGAAAAAACATGCTTTCTTTTCTTTTTTGGTATTTTTAAGCATTAGTGCTTTATCTCAACAAAAAGGAATAAAATTTGAACAGGATCTTTCACTGAATCAAATATTTGAAAAAGCAAAGGCAGAAAACAAATATGTTTTTATCGATTGCTATGCTTCTTGGTGCGGCCCTTGTAAAGCAATGGAAAGAGATATATATTCTTCCGAGGAAGTTGGTAGTCAAATGAACAAGAACTTTATATCCATAAAATTTCAGCTAGATAGTACATCAAATGACAATCCATCAATAAAGCAAAGTTATACAGATGCACATAACCTTCAATTTAAATACAATATATACGCATTTCCAACCTTGCTATTTTTCACGCCAAATGGTGAAATTATTCATAGGGGATTAGGGTACATGGATAAAAGTAAAATGATTAGTCTTGCTGAAGACGCAAGAAATCCAGATAAACAATATTATACCATATTAAATGATTATAAACTAGGAAAGCTTGACTACTCCGAATATCCTGAATTAGCCAAGGCGGCAAAACTATATGGAGACCAAGCAACTGAAAAAGACATAGTTGAAAATTATAACGAAGAATATCTTAATAAATTAACTATTGATAAACTATGTGCAAAAAAAAATATAAGATTTTGGATGGACCATTTTAACCTGTTTACTACATCTAATCGGTTATTCATCGTTTGCCTAAATCAACCAGAAAAATTAGAATATTATAGAAAAGACTTTGCAAAAGATGTCATCAAAATTGTAATCACAAAAGATATAGTTATTCCACTTTTATACAATGGTAATCAGCCAATCTCATTAAATCCTGACTGGTCTAATATCAGGACAATAATTGCGCAGAAATTTGGGAATCAGTCAGTAGAAGAAATAATAACAGATTCTCAAATAGATTTTTATAGAAAAATAGAAAATTGGGGGAAATATGTTTCACTATACGAAAAAAAATATAATGAACGACAATTAAAACCAGGAGGAGGGTTTGGGGGCGATGCTTTTAAATTGAATCAAGCTGCCTGGGATGTTTTTCTTTCTTGCAATGATAAAAAAATAATTCAACATGCGATTAACTGGATTAATCTAAGCATAAAAATTGGAGGAAACAATGATCCTAATTTATATGCATACTACGATACTAAAGCAAATTTATTATATAAGCTTGGGAAAATTAATGATGCTATTCAGCTTGAACAAATGGCAATAGACTCCCACTTTAGAAGTACAGGTAATAAAAGTACATATTATGAAGAAGTAATGGCTGTAATGAAAAAAGGAGAGCCAACGTGGGATGGTAGATTTTAA
- a CDS encoding SusC/RagA family TonB-linked outer membrane protein — protein MNDKVQLKAVTICKIFICLIVSLIGLGIKAQAFVRDNDAKIIIHEKSVREILKMISQRTGIMFTYSNAQFDDNRIMSINFSNVSLDSIVRYVINGTGCVFTYSHNKNIVIFKNSNFKENQQLEPIDSLITLAGRVMNDKGQPIPGATILIKGRRIGTGSDDDGRFILQGVVKNSIIIISSVGYVSQEILVRGFKWENSIILKDYIPVLDETIVEAYSVTSTRKIVGGGISVIRSEDIEKRPVTNPLLSLQAAVPGITIEQSTGISNTGIKVEIRGKNSLAMNSSPLYVIDGVPYTSQLLPSINNVLGESGSFQGTLFSGNPMSFINPSDIESISVLKDADATSIYGSRAASGAILITTKKGKNGATKININFQNGWGKVGRRLNLLNKEQYLEIRHEGLNNDNASISTYDYDLNGNWDTTRYTDWQKVLLGGTAKYLDTHASISGGNSNTQILVGAGYHAETSIFPGKYLNQKGSLHFNIYNSTNNQRFRSQLSGNYMVDNNNIPSSDLTNLAVTLSPIAPPLYTSDGALNWQPDKDGNSTWSNPLAYLYTKSNIKTYNLISNLLLIYQIKPNFTIKSNFGYTNLRVDEFNSTPLKFFPPEYLSFLTGSATFRSGIINSWIIEPQINYDLKIDKYSIGIIAGGSLQNNNSQQQVVYADGYTSDLQIENISSAPRLSSGSTIASIYKYNGVFGRINYNFSDRYLFNFSVRRDGSSRFGEMNLFNNFWSVAGAWLFSGEKFIANYSSVISFGKLRASYGTSGNDQIGDYQFLNLYSRLNVPVPYQGTVGLAPNGLSNPYLQWEETKKMQFGLDLGLFKDRIYFSGNYYENRSSNQLVTYLLPSITGFNGVTKNFPATIQNLGWELSLNTQNVISNEFNWSTSLNVTIPKNKLISFPNLSNTSYASTYVIGQPINLVRAFEFEGVNNETGLYQFKDSHGGSTSSPSLLDDRSAIMKVAPKFYGGVQNTLKFKRFQFDILFQFVNQNSSSNVQGNRPGSFSGGQGNQPTSVLSRWRKPGDNTSIQKFSSSYSSDVSNAYYSILSSNFVYGFGGSYIRLKNLSLSWEAPSSWCVKSHLQGLKLYAHAQNLLTITNYIGLDPETKSSSSLPPLRMVTLGLQVNL, from the coding sequence ATGAATGATAAAGTACAATTAAAAGCAGTTACAATCTGCAAAATATTTATTTGTTTAATCGTGTCACTTATTGGATTAGGTATAAAAGCGCAGGCTTTTGTAAGAGATAATGACGCAAAGATTATCATACATGAAAAATCAGTAAGAGAGATATTGAAGATGATATCCCAAAGAACAGGAATAATGTTTACTTATAGCAATGCTCAATTTGATGACAATAGGATAATGTCAATAAATTTTTCAAATGTTTCGTTAGATTCAATTGTCAGATATGTAATTAACGGAACTGGTTGCGTTTTTACTTACAGCCATAACAAAAATATCGTAATTTTTAAAAATAGTAATTTCAAGGAAAATCAACAATTAGAGCCTATTGATTCCCTAATTACCTTAGCTGGAAGGGTTATGAATGATAAGGGTCAGCCTATTCCTGGAGCAACTATTTTAATCAAAGGAAGACGAATTGGTACTGGGTCAGATGATGATGGCAGATTTATTTTGCAAGGAGTAGTGAAAAATTCCATTATTATTATTTCAAGTGTGGGGTACGTCTCTCAAGAAATTTTGGTACGTGGATTTAAGTGGGAAAATTCAATTATTCTAAAAGACTATATACCTGTTTTAGATGAAACAATTGTAGAAGCTTATTCGGTTACATCCACCAGGAAAATAGTCGGAGGGGGAATTAGTGTAATAAGATCTGAAGATATCGAAAAAAGACCAGTTACCAATCCACTCCTATCTTTGCAGGCAGCAGTTCCGGGGATAACAATTGAACAGAGTACAGGTATTAGTAATACTGGTATTAAGGTTGAAATAAGAGGGAAGAATAGTTTAGCTATGAATAGTTCTCCTTTATATGTTATAGATGGAGTGCCTTATACATCACAACTTTTACCAAGTATAAATAATGTTCTCGGAGAATCTGGTAGCTTCCAAGGAACTTTGTTTAGTGGAAACCCAATGAGTTTCATTAACCCTTCAGATATTGAGAGTATAAGTGTTTTAAAGGATGCTGACGCAACATCTATTTATGGTTCTCGTGCAGCATCAGGAGCAATTTTAATCACTACAAAGAAAGGGAAAAATGGTGCAACAAAAATTAATATAAATTTTCAAAATGGTTGGGGGAAAGTTGGAAGGCGGCTTAATCTTTTAAATAAAGAGCAATATCTTGAAATCAGGCATGAAGGATTAAATAATGATAATGCTTCGATATCTACATATGACTATGATTTAAACGGAAATTGGGATACAACGAGATATACCGATTGGCAGAAGGTATTATTAGGAGGAACTGCAAAATATTTAGATACTCATGCTTCAATCTCCGGGGGAAATTCTAATACTCAAATTCTTGTAGGAGCTGGGTACCACGCAGAAACATCTATTTTTCCTGGAAAATATTTGAATCAAAAGGGATCTCTTCATTTTAATATTTATAATTCTACAAATAATCAACGTTTTCGATCTCAATTATCAGGAAACTACATGGTCGACAATAATAATATTCCTAGTAGTGACCTAACCAATTTAGCGGTAACTTTATCACCTATAGCACCGCCTTTGTATACATCTGATGGGGCATTGAACTGGCAACCTGATAAAGATGGTAATTCAACTTGGTCAAACCCTCTTGCATACTTATACACTAAGTCAAATATAAAGACTTATAATTTGATTAGTAACTTGTTATTAATTTATCAAATTAAGCCGAATTTTACTATTAAGAGTAATTTTGGTTATACTAACCTTAGAGTTGATGAATTTAATAGCACTCCATTAAAATTTTTTCCACCAGAATACCTATCTTTTTTGACAGGATCGGCAACATTTAGATCTGGAATTATTAATTCATGGATAATTGAACCTCAAATAAATTATGATTTAAAAATTGATAAATATTCAATAGGGATAATAGCTGGAGGATCACTACAAAATAATAACAGCCAACAACAGGTTGTATATGCAGATGGGTATACTTCAGACTTGCAGATTGAAAATATTAGCTCTGCTCCACGTCTTTCTAGTGGTTCAACTATTGCAAGTATTTATAAGTATAATGGAGTGTTTGGAAGAATTAATTATAATTTTAGTGACAGATACCTTTTTAATTTCTCTGTTCGTAGAGATGGTAGTAGCCGATTTGGAGAGATGAATTTATTTAATAATTTTTGGAGTGTTGCAGGAGCTTGGCTGTTTTCTGGTGAGAAATTCATTGCCAACTATAGTAGTGTTATTTCTTTTGGTAAACTCCGTGCGAGTTATGGCACTTCGGGAAATGATCAAATAGGTGATTATCAATTTTTGAATTTGTATTCAAGATTGAATGTACCAGTTCCCTATCAAGGAACCGTTGGTTTAGCTCCTAACGGGTTATCTAATCCTTATCTACAATGGGAAGAAACAAAGAAAATGCAATTTGGACTTGATTTAGGACTATTTAAGGATCGCATATATTTTAGCGGTAATTACTATGAAAATCGTTCTTCAAATCAATTGGTGACTTACTTACTTCCAAGCATTACAGGATTTAATGGTGTAACTAAAAATTTCCCAGCTACCATCCAGAACTTAGGTTGGGAGTTAAGTTTAAATACTCAAAATGTAATTTCTAACGAATTTAACTGGTCCACAAGTCTCAACGTAACTATCCCAAAAAATAAGCTAATATCATTTCCTAATCTTTCAAATACTTCATATGCATCTACCTATGTCATTGGCCAGCCAATTAATCTCGTTAGAGCATTTGAATTTGAAGGTGTTAATAATGAAACAGGATTGTATCAATTTAAAGATAGTCACGGAGGAAGTACTTCGTCTCCTAGTTTATTAGATGATAGATCTGCAATTATGAAAGTTGCCCCCAAATTTTATGGAGGTGTTCAGAATACCCTTAAATTTAAGCGATTTCAATTTGATATCTTATTTCAATTTGTAAATCAAAATAGTTCAAGCAATGTTCAAGGAAATAGGCCTGGAAGTTTTAGTGGAGGACAAGGAAATCAACCAACATCAGTACTTTCAAGATGGAGAAAGCCTGGTGATAACACATCTATTCAGAAGTTTAGTTCTAGTTATTCTTCCGACGTTTCTAATGCTTATTATTCTATATTAAGTAGCAATTTTGTATATGGTTTTGGAGGTAGTTATATTAGATTGAAAAATCTCTCATTATCGTGGGAGGCTCCTTCTTCTTGGTGCGTAAAATCCCATTTGCAGGGATTGAAATTATACGCTCATGCACAGAATTTATTGACAATTACTAATTATATTGGACTAGATCCTGAAACAAAAAGTTCTTCATCTTTACCTCCACTTAGAATGGTTACACTTGGTTTACAAGTTAATCTTTAA
- a CDS encoding transposase domain-containing protein translates to MFYSLVESCKLNGIDPFEYLADVYDRLYDCKAAELIQLLPSNWEPAKERKAAV, encoded by the coding sequence TTGTTTTACTCACTGGTCGAATCCTGTAAGCTGAACGGGATTGATCCATTCGAATACTTAGCTGATGTGTATGATCGACTTTACGACTGCAAAGCTGCTGAACTGATACAGTTATTGCCTTCAAACTGGGAACCAGCCAAAGAAAGGAAGGCGGCTGTTTAA
- a CDS encoding RagB/SusD family nutrient uptake outer membrane protein: MGLLLIYFASIIIMCSGCEKLIEVNAPYTSINAENVYNDDATATSVLTGIYAKISNQNWNFNSNGNLGNIPLITGLTGDEIVLFNKNNIFLLSCYNNSILSNNAPTYWSECYNNIFVVNSAIEGLNSSKSLNPKIKNQLLGEAKFIRAYAYFYLVNFYGDVPLILSTDPLKNAVLKRTLSADIYDQIESDLEEAKNLLSEQFVGVDLLSSSNERIRPTKWAACALLARVYLYRKKYNQAETEASKIIEQSLFELVDINDVFLKNSKEAIWQLQSVHNIQANTGEGQYFILPDTGPSTVIDYPIYLSENIVRSFDAEDLRMNLWVDSIVTTDKVYYYPHKYKIGRSNNGLMNEYPMMIRLGEILLIRAEARAQLNNIAGSQSDINEIRFRAGLSNTNASNKVDLLNSIIHERQMELFTENGHRWFDLIRSNKIDSIMTIEATKKGGVWNHNYINLPIPNSDLLANPNLTQNPGYTN, from the coding sequence ATGGGTTTATTATTAATCTATTTTGCTTCAATTATAATAATGTGTAGTGGATGCGAGAAATTGATTGAAGTTAATGCACCGTATACGAGCATAAATGCTGAGAATGTTTATAATGATGATGCAACTGCAACATCTGTATTAACAGGAATTTATGCAAAAATTAGTAATCAAAATTGGAATTTTAATTCAAATGGTAATTTAGGTAATATCCCCCTAATCACTGGTCTTACAGGAGATGAAATCGTCCTTTTTAATAAGAATAATATATTTTTATTATCTTGTTACAATAATTCTATCCTTAGTAATAATGCTCCAACCTATTGGAGTGAATGTTATAATAATATTTTTGTTGTAAATTCTGCAATTGAAGGATTAAATAGTTCGAAGTCCTTAAACCCCAAAATTAAAAATCAGTTATTAGGAGAAGCCAAATTTATTAGAGCTTACGCTTATTTTTATCTAGTTAATTTTTACGGGGATGTTCCTTTAATTTTAAGTACAGATCCTTTAAAAAATGCGGTTTTAAAAAGAACTTTATCTGCCGATATATATGATCAAATTGAATCTGATTTAGAGGAAGCAAAAAATCTATTAAGTGAACAATTTGTAGGAGTTGATCTTTTAAGCTCTTCTAACGAAAGAATAAGACCTACAAAATGGGCTGCTTGTGCCTTATTAGCTAGAGTCTATTTGTATAGAAAAAAGTATAATCAGGCAGAAACAGAAGCCAGCAAGATAATTGAACAAAGTTTATTTGAATTGGTAGATATAAATGATGTATTCTTGAAAAATAGTAAAGAAGCTATTTGGCAGTTGCAATCCGTTCATAATATTCAGGCAAATACTGGTGAAGGACAATACTTTATTTTACCGGATACCGGTCCAAGTACAGTTATAGATTATCCGATTTATTTAAGCGAAAACATTGTTCGTAGTTTCGACGCTGAAGATTTAAGAATGAATCTTTGGGTGGATAGCATAGTTACAACTGATAAAGTATACTATTATCCTCATAAATATAAAATTGGGAGATCAAATAATGGTTTAATGAATGAGTATCCTATGATGATTAGGCTAGGTGAAATATTATTAATTAGAGCAGAGGCAAGAGCTCAGCTAAATAATATTGCAGGATCTCAAAGTGACATTAATGAAATAAGGTTTAGAGCTGGGCTTTCTAATACTAATGCGTCTAATAAGGTGGATTTGTTAAATTCTATTATTCATGAAAGACAAATGGAGCTTTTTACAGAAAATGGTCATAGATGGTTTGATTTAATTCGAAGCAATAAAATCGATTCTATTATGACTATAGAGGCAACTAAAAAAGGAGGCGTTTGGAATCATAATTACATAAATTTGCCAATTCCTAATTCAGACTTACTTGCAAATCCCAATCTTACACAAAATCCCGGGTATACTAATTAA